In Enterobacter cloacae, the following are encoded in one genomic region:
- a CDS encoding N-acetylmuramoyl-L-alanine amidase has product MSTFKPLKALTSRRQVLKAGLAALTLTGIAKQAQAKEESTLKTSNGHSKPKAKKPGAKRVVMLDPGHGGIDTGAIGKNGAKEKHVVLAIAKNVRAILRSNGIDARLTRSGDTFIPLYDRVEIAHQHGADLFMSIHADGFTNPSAAGASVFALSNRGASSAMAKYLSDRENRADEVAGKKATDKDHLLQQVLFDLVQTDTIKNSLTLGSHILKKIKPVHRLHSKGTEQAAFVVLKSPSIPSVLVETSFITNPEEERLLGTTAFRQKIANAIASGIISYFNWFDNQKAHSRKR; this is encoded by the coding sequence ATGAGCACATTCAAACCATTAAAAGCACTCACATCGCGTCGTCAGGTTCTCAAAGCGGGGCTGGCGGCCTTAACGTTAACAGGCATCGCAAAGCAGGCTCAGGCAAAAGAAGAGAGCACGCTTAAAACCAGTAATGGACACAGCAAACCGAAGGCGAAAAAACCCGGTGCGAAACGCGTTGTCATGCTCGATCCGGGCCACGGCGGCATTGATACCGGTGCGATTGGCAAAAACGGCGCTAAAGAAAAACATGTCGTACTGGCAATTGCAAAAAATGTGCGCGCAATTTTACGCAGCAACGGCATTGACGCCCGTCTGACACGCTCTGGCGACACCTTCATTCCGCTGTATGACCGCGTGGAAATTGCCCACCAGCACGGTGCAGACCTGTTTATGTCGATTCACGCAGACGGCTTTACCAACCCATCGGCGGCGGGTGCATCGGTGTTTGCACTCTCCAACCGCGGGGCCAGTAGCGCGATGGCAAAATATCTCTCCGATCGCGAAAACCGGGCAGATGAAGTGGCCGGGAAAAAAGCCACTGATAAAGATCACCTGTTACAACAGGTACTGTTTGACCTCGTTCAGACGGACACCATTAAAAACAGCCTGACGCTCGGTTCGCACATTCTGAAGAAGATTAAGCCGGTGCACCGACTGCACAGTAAAGGCACCGAACAGGCCGCGTTTGTGGTACTGAAATCGCCGTCGATTCCGTCGGTGCTGGTCGAAACTTCTTTTATTACTAACCCGGAAGAAGAGCGTCTGCTCGGTACCACGGCATTTCGCCAGAAGATCGCCAACGCCATCGCCTCCGGGATAATCAGTTATTTCAACTGGTTCGATAACCAGAAAGCGCACTCCAGGAAACGTTGA
- the hemF gene encoding oxygen-dependent coproporphyrinogen-III oxidase: MKPNAQLVKTFLLQLQDEICQKLAAADGAEFQEDNWQREAGGGGRSRVLRNGGIFEQAGVNFSHVHGDAMPASATAHRPELAGRSFEAMGVSLVVHPHNPFVPTSHANVRFFIAEKPGADPVWWFGGGFDLTPYYGFEEDAVHWHTTARDLCLPFGEDVYPKYKKWCDDYFYLKHRDEQRGIGGLFFDDLNTPDFDTAFRFMQAVGQGYTDAYLPAVERRKNTDYGVREREFQLYRRGRYVEFNLVWDRGTLFGLQTGGRTESILMSMPPLVRWEYNFEPKEGSPEAALSEFIKVRDWV, translated from the coding sequence ATGAAACCCAATGCACAACTGGTCAAAACATTCCTGCTGCAGTTGCAGGATGAGATTTGCCAGAAACTGGCCGCCGCAGACGGCGCTGAATTCCAGGAAGATAACTGGCAGCGTGAAGCAGGTGGTGGCGGACGTAGCCGCGTGCTGCGTAACGGCGGCATCTTTGAGCAGGCAGGGGTCAATTTCTCCCACGTTCACGGCGATGCCATGCCCGCCTCCGCCACGGCGCACCGTCCTGAGCTGGCAGGCCGCAGTTTCGAAGCGATGGGCGTTTCTCTGGTCGTACATCCGCATAACCCGTTTGTCCCGACCAGCCACGCCAACGTGCGCTTTTTCATTGCGGAAAAACCGGGAGCCGATCCGGTGTGGTGGTTTGGTGGTGGTTTTGACTTAACACCCTACTATGGCTTTGAAGAGGACGCCGTACACTGGCACACCACCGCGCGCGACCTCTGTCTGCCGTTTGGTGAAGACGTTTACCCAAAATATAAAAAGTGGTGCGATGATTATTTCTATTTGAAGCACCGTGACGAGCAACGTGGTATTGGCGGGCTGTTCTTTGACGATCTGAATACGCCGGATTTTGATACCGCATTCCGCTTTATGCAGGCCGTCGGTCAGGGGTATACCGACGCTTATCTGCCTGCCGTCGAGCGCCGTAAAAACACCGACTACGGCGTACGTGAGCGCGAGTTCCAGCTCTACCGTCGCGGACGCTATGTCGAGTTCAATCTGGTGTGGGATCGCGGCACGTTATTCGGCCTGCAAACGGGCGGACGCACGGAATCGATTCTGATGTCGATGCCGCCGCTGGTACGCTGGGAGTATAATTTCGAGCCAAAAGAAGGCAGCCCGGAGGCTGCCTTAAGTGAGTTTATAAAGGTTCGGGACTGGGTTTAA
- a CDS encoding malic enzyme, with protein sequence MDEQLKQSALDFHEFPVPGKIQVSPTKPLATQRDLALAYSPGVAAPCLEIEKDPLAAYKYTARGNLVAVISNGTAVLGLGNIGALAGKPVMEGKGVLFKKFAGIDVFDIEVDELNPDKFIDVVAALEPTFGGINLEDIKAPECFYIEQKLRERMNIPVFHDDQHGTAIISTAAILNGLRVVEKNLSDVRMVVSGAGAAAIACMNLLVALGMQKHNIVVCDSKGVIYKGREPNMAETKAAYAVEDDGKRTLDDVIDGADIFLGCSGPKVLTQSMVQKMARAPMILALANPEPEILPPLAKAVREDAIICTGRSDYPNQVNNVLCFPFIFRGALDVGATAINEEMKLAAVRAIAELAHAEQSEVVASAYGDQDLSFGPDYIIPKPFDPRLIVKIAPAVAKAAMDSGVATRPIQDFDAYVDKLTEFVYKTNLFMKPIFSQARTDAKRVVLAEGEEARVLHATQELITLGLAKPILIGRPSVIEMRIQKLGLQIKPGVDFEIVNNESDPRFKEYWSEYYTIMKRRGITQEQAQRAVISNTTVIGAIMVHRGEADALICGTVGDYHEHFSVVQEIFGYREGVHTAGAMNALLLPSGNTFIADTYVNDDPSPEELAEITVMAAETVRRFGIEPKVALLSHSNFGSSKSPAACKMRQTLELVRERAPELMIDGEMHGDAALVESIRNERMPDSPLRGSANVLIMPNVEAARISYNLLRVSSSEGVTVGPVLMGVAKPVHVLTPIASVRRIVNMVALAVVEAQTQPL encoded by the coding sequence ATGGATGAGCAGTTGAAGCAAAGTGCCCTCGATTTTCACGAGTTTCCTGTCCCGGGCAAAATTCAGGTTTCCCCAACTAAACCGCTGGCAACCCAGCGCGATCTGGCGCTGGCCTATTCGCCAGGCGTGGCGGCTCCTTGCCTTGAAATCGAAAAAGATCCGCTGGCAGCCTACAAATACACCGCGCGCGGCAACCTGGTGGCGGTTATTTCTAACGGCACGGCGGTGCTGGGCTTAGGTAACATCGGCGCACTGGCCGGTAAGCCGGTTATGGAAGGGAAGGGCGTTCTGTTCAAAAAATTCGCCGGTATTGACGTGTTTGATATCGAGGTGGATGAGCTCAATCCCGACAAATTCATCGACGTGGTGGCCGCTCTGGAGCCAACGTTTGGCGGTATTAACCTCGAAGACATCAAAGCGCCGGAATGTTTTTACATTGAGCAGAAACTGCGTGAACGTATGAACATTCCCGTGTTCCATGATGACCAGCACGGTACGGCGATTATCAGCACGGCGGCCATTCTGAACGGCCTGCGGGTGGTGGAGAAAAATCTCTCTGACGTGCGCATGGTGGTGTCCGGTGCGGGTGCGGCGGCTATCGCCTGTATGAACCTGCTGGTGGCGCTTGGGATGCAGAAACACAATATTGTGGTCTGTGACTCCAAAGGCGTTATTTATAAAGGCCGCGAGCCGAACATGGCGGAAACCAAAGCGGCCTACGCGGTGGAAGACGACGGCAAGCGTACGCTGGACGACGTGATTGACGGCGCGGACATCTTCCTCGGCTGTTCTGGCCCGAAAGTGTTGACTCAGTCAATGGTGCAGAAAATGGCGCGTGCGCCAATGATTCTGGCACTGGCTAACCCTGAACCGGAAATTCTGCCGCCGCTGGCTAAAGCGGTGCGTGAAGATGCCATTATCTGTACTGGTCGTTCGGACTACCCGAACCAGGTGAACAACGTGCTCTGCTTCCCGTTCATCTTCCGCGGTGCGCTGGACGTTGGTGCGACGGCTATCAACGAAGAGATGAAGCTGGCAGCCGTTCGTGCTATTGCTGAACTGGCCCACGCCGAGCAGAGCGAAGTGGTCGCCTCGGCGTATGGCGATCAGGATCTGAGCTTCGGCCCGGATTACATCATTCCAAAACCGTTCGACCCGCGTCTGATCGTAAAAATTGCGCCAGCGGTCGCTAAAGCGGCGATGGATTCCGGCGTGGCAACACGTCCAATTCAGGATTTCGACGCCTACGTCGATAAGCTCACCGAGTTTGTCTACAAAACCAACCTGTTTATGAAGCCGATCTTCTCTCAGGCACGTACCGACGCGAAGCGTGTGGTACTGGCAGAAGGGGAAGAGGCGCGTGTGCTGCATGCCACTCAGGAGCTGATTACTCTGGGGCTGGCGAAGCCGATCCTGATTGGTCGTCCGAGCGTCATCGAGATGCGTATCCAGAAGCTGGGGCTGCAAATCAAGCCGGGCGTTGATTTTGAGATCGTGAACAACGAATCCGATCCACGCTTCAAAGAGTACTGGAGTGAGTACTACACCATCATGAAACGCCGCGGGATCACCCAGGAGCAGGCTCAGCGGGCTGTGATCAGCAACACTACGGTGATCGGCGCGATCATGGTTCACCGCGGTGAAGCGGATGCCCTGATCTGCGGTACCGTTGGTGACTATCACGAACATTTCAGCGTGGTGCAGGAGATCTTCGGCTATCGCGAAGGTGTGCATACCGCCGGTGCGATGAACGCGCTGCTGCTGCCAAGCGGTAACACCTTTATTGCTGATACCTACGTTAACGACGATCCCTCACCGGAAGAGCTGGCGGAGATCACCGTGATGGCGGCGGAAACTGTGCGTCGCTTTGGTATCGAGCCGAAAGTGGCGTTGCTGTCGCACTCGAACTTTGGTTCATCTAAATCACCGGCGGCCTGTAAAATGCGTCAGACGCTGGAGCTGGTGCGTGAGCGTGCGCCGGAGCTGATGATTGACGGTGAGATGCACGGCGATGCTGCGCTGGTAGAAAGTATTCGTAATGAACGTATGCCGGACAGCCCGCTGCGAGGCTCAGCGAACGTGCTGATTATGCCGAACGTGGAAGCCGCGCGTATCAGCTATAACCTGCTGCGCGTTTCCAGCTCTGAAGGGGTCACCGTTGGGCCGGTACTGATGGGTGTGGCAAAACCGGTTCACGTGTTAACGCCGATTGCTTCCGTGCGCCGTATCGTGAACATGGTGGCACTGGCAGTGGTTGAGGCGCAGACGCAGCCGCTGTAA
- the tal gene encoding transaldolase: MNQLDGIKQFTTVVADSGDIESIRHYQPEDATTNPSLLLKAAGLAHFSHLIDDAIAYGKQRGKTQEQKVIEASDKLAVNFGTEILKSIPGRVSTEVDARLSFDKEKSISKARHLVELYQEQGIDKSRILIKLASTWEGIRAAEILEKEGIHCNLTLLFSFAQARACAEAGVFLVSPFVGRIYDWYQAKQPMDPYVVDEDPGVKSVRNIYDYFKLHRYNTIVMGASFRRTEQILALAGCDRLTISPNLLKELQEKEETVVRKLVPSSTVLPKPKAMTEAEFRWEHNQDAMAVDKLAEGIRLFAVDQRKLEDLLAAKL; this comes from the coding sequence ATGAACCAACTAGATGGCATCAAACAATTCACCACCGTGGTCGCCGACAGCGGCGATATTGAGTCGATTCGTCACTATCAGCCTGAAGATGCGACCACGAACCCCTCGCTGCTGCTCAAAGCGGCAGGGCTTGCTCATTTTAGTCATCTGATTGATGACGCCATTGCCTACGGTAAACAGCGCGGGAAAACACAGGAGCAGAAGGTCATCGAGGCCAGCGACAAACTGGCCGTTAATTTCGGTACCGAAATTCTGAAAAGCATTCCGGGACGCGTGTCGACTGAAGTCGATGCTCGCCTCTCCTTTGATAAAGAAAAGAGCATCAGCAAAGCCCGTCATCTTGTCGAACTCTACCAGGAGCAGGGTATTGATAAGTCACGCATTCTGATTAAGCTCGCCTCAACCTGGGAAGGAATTCGCGCCGCAGAAATCCTGGAAAAAGAGGGTATCCACTGCAACCTGACGCTGCTGTTCTCGTTTGCTCAGGCTCGCGCCTGCGCGGAAGCGGGCGTGTTCCTCGTCTCACCTTTTGTCGGACGTATCTACGACTGGTATCAGGCTAAACAGCCTATGGATCCGTATGTGGTGGATGAAGACCCCGGCGTAAAATCGGTTCGCAATATCTACGACTACTTCAAACTGCACCGCTATAACACCATCGTAATGGGAGCCAGCTTCCGTCGTACCGAGCAAATCCTGGCGCTGGCAGGCTGTGACCGCCTGACTATCTCCCCTAACCTGCTCAAAGAGTTGCAGGAAAAAGAAGAGACGGTGGTGCGCAAGCTGGTGCCCTCCTCAACCGTGCTCCCGAAACCCAAAGCCATGACCGAAGCGGAGTTCCGCTGGGAGCACAATCAGGACGCGATGGCCGTGGATAAACTGGCGGAAGGCATCCGCCTGTTCGCCGTCGACCAGCGCAAACTGGAAGATCTTCTCGCCGCCAAACTTTAA
- a CDS encoding transketolase has translation MSRKELANAIRALSMDAVQKANSGHPGAPMGMADIAEVLWNDFLKHNPNDPTWYDRDRFILSNGHASMLLYSLLHLSGYDLPLEELKNFRQLHSKTPGHPEIGYTPGVETTTGPLGQGLANAVGMAIAERTLGAQFNQPGHDIVDHYTYVFMGDGCLMEGISHEVCSLAGTLGLGKLIGFYDHNGISIDGETEGWFTDDTAKRFEAYHWHVVHDIDGHDPDAVKKAILEAQSVKDKPSLIICRTVIGFGSPNKAGKEEAHGAALGEEEVALTRLKLGWKYPAFEIPKEIYRAWDAREEGEKVQHAWNEKFAAYKKAHPDLAAEFSRRMSGGLPEDWAAKTQALIENLQSSPAKIATRKASQNTLNAIGPILPELLGGSADLAPSNLTIWSGSKSLTENSAGNYIHYGVREFGMTAIANGIAHHGGFVPYTATFLMFVEYARNAARMAALMKARQIMVYTHDSIGLGEDGPTHQAVEQLASLRLTPNFSTWRPCDQVEAAVGWKLAVERHSGPTALILSRQNLTQMERTPEQVKNIARGGYILKDSGGKPDVILIATGSEVEITVKAAEKLTAEGHTVRVVSLPSTDIFDAQDEAYRESVLPANVAARVAVEAGIADYWYKYVGLKGAIVGMRGYGESAPADKLFPYFGFTVENVVEQALSIM, from the coding sequence ATGTCCCGTAAAGAGCTTGCCAATGCCATTCGCGCCCTCAGCATGGATGCCGTGCAAAAAGCCAATTCCGGCCATCCTGGCGCACCGATGGGCATGGCAGATATTGCCGAAGTGTTGTGGAACGACTTTCTGAAGCACAACCCGAACGATCCCACCTGGTACGACCGTGACCGTTTTATTCTCTCCAATGGTCACGCGTCAATGCTGCTCTACAGCCTGCTACACCTGTCCGGTTATGACCTTCCTCTTGAAGAGCTAAAAAACTTCCGCCAGCTACATTCGAAAACACCAGGCCACCCGGAGATCGGCTATACGCCGGGCGTTGAAACGACCACCGGACCGCTCGGCCAGGGGTTAGCGAATGCGGTTGGAATGGCGATTGCCGAACGCACGCTGGGCGCACAGTTCAACCAGCCAGGGCACGACATTGTCGATCACTACACGTACGTGTTTATGGGCGACGGCTGTCTGATGGAGGGGATTTCGCACGAGGTATGTTCTCTTGCGGGCACGCTGGGGCTGGGCAAGCTGATCGGTTTTTACGATCACAATGGCATCTCCATCGACGGGGAAACCGAAGGCTGGTTTACCGACGATACAGCAAAACGGTTTGAGGCGTATCACTGGCACGTGGTGCATGACATTGATGGTCACGATCCTGACGCGGTGAAAAAAGCGATTCTTGAGGCACAAAGCGTGAAGGACAAACCGTCGCTGATTATCTGCCGCACGGTAATTGGTTTCGGCTCACCGAACAAGGCGGGTAAAGAAGAAGCGCACGGCGCAGCGCTGGGTGAAGAGGAAGTGGCGCTGACCCGGCTGAAACTGGGCTGGAAATATCCCGCTTTTGAGATCCCAAAAGAGATCTACAGAGCGTGGGATGCCCGTGAAGAAGGTGAAAAGGTTCAGCACGCCTGGAACGAGAAATTTGCCGCCTACAAAAAAGCACACCCGGATTTGGCCGCCGAATTTTCCCGCCGCATGAGCGGAGGGTTGCCGGAGGACTGGGCAGCGAAAACCCAGGCGCTGATTGAAAATCTGCAGTCCAGCCCGGCAAAAATTGCCACCCGTAAGGCGTCACAAAACACGCTGAACGCCATCGGGCCAATCCTGCCCGAACTGCTGGGCGGCTCGGCAGATCTGGCTCCCAGCAACCTGACTATCTGGTCTGGCTCGAAATCCCTGACGGAAAATAGTGCCGGGAATTATATCCATTACGGCGTGCGTGAGTTTGGGATGACCGCCATTGCCAACGGTATCGCCCACCACGGTGGTTTTGTACCTTATACCGCCACCTTCCTGATGTTTGTGGAGTATGCCCGTAACGCAGCGCGTATGGCGGCGTTAATGAAAGCGCGGCAAATTATGGTCTACACCCACGATTCGATTGGTCTGGGCGAAGATGGCCCGACGCACCAGGCGGTCGAGCAGCTGGCAAGCCTGCGTCTGACGCCTAATTTCAGCACCTGGCGTCCGTGCGATCAGGTCGAAGCGGCAGTGGGCTGGAAACTGGCGGTTGAGCGCCACAGCGGGCCAACGGCGCTGATCCTGTCGCGTCAGAACCTGACGCAGATGGAACGCACGCCGGAGCAGGTCAAAAACATCGCCCGTGGCGGGTACATCCTGAAAGACAGCGGCGGCAAACCGGACGTCATTCTGATTGCCACCGGTTCTGAAGTGGAAATCACGGTGAAAGCGGCGGAGAAACTGACCGCCGAAGGTCACACCGTGCGCGTGGTTTCCCTGCCTTCAACCGATATTTTTGACGCCCAGGACGAGGCCTACCGTGAATCGGTTTTACCCGCAAACGTCGCGGCTCGCGTGGCGGTTGAGGCCGGTATTGCCGACTACTGGTATAAATATGTCGGGCTGAAAGGCGCGATTGTCGGGATGCGGGGTTACGGTGAATCGGCTCCTGCCGATAAATTGTTCCCGTATTTTGGCTTTACCGTTGAGAACGTGGTTGAGCAAGCATTGAGCATTATGTAA
- the ygjH gene encoding tRNA-binding protein YgjH, which translates to METIAYDDFAKLEIRVGTIVDVKRHANADKLYIAQIEVGGKTLQTVTSLVPYYREEELKGKTVVVLCNLAKAKMRGETSECMLLCAETDDASESVLLTPERVMPAGVRVV; encoded by the coding sequence ATGGAAACGATAGCCTACGATGACTTTGCAAAGCTGGAGATCCGTGTAGGGACGATTGTGGACGTCAAACGCCATGCTAATGCCGACAAGCTCTATATCGCGCAGATAGAGGTGGGTGGTAAAACGCTGCAAACCGTCACCAGCCTGGTACCCTACTACCGGGAAGAGGAGTTGAAGGGGAAAACCGTGGTGGTGTTATGCAATCTGGCCAAGGCCAAAATGCGCGGCGAAACCTCCGAATGCATGCTGCTCTGTGCTGAAACCGATGATGCCAGTGAAAGCGTATTGTTAACGCCGGAGCGGGTGATGCCGGCTGGTGTGCGGGTGGTATAA
- the ebgR gene encoding transcriptional regulator EbgR, with protein sequence MATLKDIATEAGVSLATVSRVLNDDPTLNVKEETKHRILEIAEKLEYKSSTSRKMQAGTTGQQHILALYSYQQELEINDPYYLAIRHGIETQCEKLGVELSNCYAFATLPDIKKLTGVLIVGKPSPAIRSAATALTDNVCFIDFHEPGSEYDAVDIDLSRISKQIIDFFIAQGVKRIGFIGGEDEPGKADIREVAFVEYGRLKGVVSEQDIWRGGFSSSSGYGLATMMLSQKTWPSALFVASDSIAIGVLRAIHEKGLAIPEDISLISVNDIPTARFTFPPLSTVRIHSEMMGSQGVNLLLEKSRDGRALPLQVFVPSVLKLRGTTR encoded by the coding sequence ATGGCAACGCTCAAAGACATTGCGACGGAGGCTGGCGTCTCACTGGCAACGGTGTCCCGGGTTCTCAATGACGACCCAACGCTGAATGTAAAAGAAGAGACCAAACACCGCATTCTGGAGATTGCCGAGAAGCTGGAGTACAAGAGCAGCACATCCCGAAAAATGCAGGCAGGTACCACCGGTCAGCAACATATCCTGGCGCTGTACAGCTACCAGCAAGAGCTGGAAATTAACGACCCGTACTACCTTGCCATCCGCCACGGTATCGAGACGCAGTGTGAAAAACTGGGTGTTGAGCTAAGTAACTGCTATGCCTTTGCTACTCTGCCAGACATTAAAAAGCTCACCGGCGTGTTGATTGTCGGCAAACCGTCCCCGGCCATCCGGAGTGCGGCAACCGCGTTGACTGACAACGTCTGCTTTATCGACTTTCACGAACCGGGCAGCGAGTACGATGCCGTAGATATCGACCTCTCACGCATCAGCAAACAGATCATCGATTTCTTTATTGCTCAGGGTGTTAAGCGCATTGGTTTTATCGGTGGTGAAGATGAACCAGGCAAAGCCGATATCCGTGAAGTTGCCTTTGTGGAATATGGCCGCCTGAAAGGGGTCGTATCGGAACAGGACATCTGGCGCGGTGGTTTTTCCAGCTCCTCCGGCTACGGGCTGGCAACAATGATGCTGTCACAGAAAACCTGGCCCTCCGCGCTGTTTGTGGCCTCCGACTCCATTGCCATCGGCGTATTGCGCGCCATCCATGAGAAAGGGCTGGCGATCCCGGAGGATATCTCGCTGATTAGCGTGAACGATATCCCGACCGCTCGCTTCACCTTCCCGCCACTCTCCACCGTGCGTATTCACTCTGAAATGATGGGCAGCCAGGGCGTTAACCTGTTGCTGGAAAAATCCCGCGATGGCCGGGCGCTGCCGCTGCAGGTTTTCGTACCGAGCGTACTGAAACTGCGCGGCACTACACGCTAA